In a genomic window of Thermoproteus tenax Kra 1:
- a CDS encoding transcriptional regulator, with protein MHRDKAVGAALVALGVVGILLYGWLVFLSPWSLAVLRATAFVAVAAVLGILAWVGYALATTPPPKPIEEIEKEVQKALEEIERQMQSSSTQASSP; from the coding sequence ATGCACAGAGATAAGGCTGTCGGCGCTGCGCTCGTGGCCTTGGGCGTCGTGGGCATCTTGTTGTACGGATGGCTCGTCTTCCTCTCGCCGTGGTCCCTAGCGGTGTTGCGGGCCACCGCCTTCGTGGCCGTGGCGGCGGTCTTGGGCATTCTGGCCTGGGTGGGATACGCCTTGGCCACAACGCCGCCTCCCAAGCCTATAGAGGAGATCGAGAAGGAGGTCCAGAAGGCTCTGGAGGAGATCGAGCGGCAGATGCAGTCGTCCTCAACTCAAGCTAGCTCTCCATAA
- a CDS encoding glycosyltransferase family 4 protein, producing MKVAVFAEALWPWGEGGGELATYLYAVGLRELGAQVRVFVRRGGPPPRGLEVVELGGAGTRKFHVPPLAARRALEWADVAYFASAYWELIPLAKRVGRKAVVHLHSYEPACPMGTLYNWGAGSVCRAEERRCWSCIWHTERALGRSILRALASQAANVPAAPLFVRALRSADAAVFVSEAQRRLLVAHARDLPKSYVLYNPAPRLSYSPPAGRGIGYFGGLNPLKGYRVLLEAWRRLGLDGELHMTRAEGLRDPLRGVRVYGSLSPEELDSLYLKIWAVAVPSIWEEPFSYVALEGLVRGRLVVASKAGGLPEVLEGAPGTFLVPRGDPAALAEALERSLEADAEELGAKNREVALRRFDGLRQAEKLMRIMES from the coding sequence GTGAAGGTGGCCGTATTCGCCGAGGCTCTATGGCCGTGGGGAGAGGGCGGCGGAGAGCTGGCCACATACCTCTACGCAGTGGGCCTCAGAGAGCTGGGGGCGCAAGTTAGAGTGTTTGTGAGGAGGGGCGGCCCTCCGCCGAGGGGCCTTGAGGTGGTGGAGCTTGGAGGGGCGGGCACGAGGAAGTTCCACGTGCCGCCGCTCGCCGCCAGGAGGGCCCTGGAGTGGGCCGACGTGGCCTATTTCGCCTCGGCGTATTGGGAGCTCATCCCCTTGGCCAAGAGGGTGGGCAGAAAGGCCGTGGTGCACCTACACAGCTACGAGCCGGCGTGCCCCATGGGCACGTTGTACAACTGGGGCGCCGGCTCAGTCTGCAGAGCTGAGGAGAGGCGTTGTTGGAGCTGTATATGGCACACCGAGAGGGCGCTCGGCAGATCGATCCTCAGAGCCCTCGCCTCACAGGCGGCGAACGTCCCCGCCGCGCCGCTCTTCGTGCGCGCGTTGAGGAGCGCCGATGCGGCCGTCTTCGTATCGGAGGCCCAGCGGAGGCTCCTCGTTGCCCACGCAAGGGACCTGCCCAAGTCCTACGTCCTCTACAACCCGGCGCCGCGGCTCTCGTACTCTCCTCCCGCCGGAAGGGGGATCGGATATTTCGGAGGGCTGAACCCCCTCAAGGGATACAGAGTGTTGTTGGAGGCCTGGCGCCGGTTGGGGCTCGACGGGGAGCTACATATGACGCGCGCCGAAGGGCTCAGAGATCCGCTGCGCGGAGTGCGCGTCTACGGGAGCTTGAGCCCGGAGGAGCTCGACTCGCTCTACCTCAAGATATGGGCTGTGGCAGTGCCCTCGATATGGGAGGAGCCCTTCTCCTACGTGGCTCTGGAGGGCCTCGTCAGAGGGAGGCTCGTCGTTGCGTCCAAGGCGGGCGGACTGCCGGAGGTGTTGGAGGGCGCCCCCGGGACCTTTTTAGTCCCCCGCGGCGATCCCGCCGCGCTAGCTGAGGCCTTGGAGCGTTCCCTCGAGGCCGACGCCGAGGAGCTGGGGGCGAAGAATAGAGAGGTTGCATTGAGGAGATTCGACGGCCTGAGGCAGGCTGAAAAGCTGATGAGGATTATGGAGAGCTAG
- a CDS encoding hydantoinase/oxoprolinase family protein: MKIVGVDVGGTFTDFVAVDENGNITTLKILSTPREPERAVMDGLSSLEFGEVLHASTIGTNALLGQVGLELPRVALFTTKGFRDVIEIGRQNRPKLYDLFFNKPRQLVPRDLRFEVEERTLADGTVEKAVEPAEIEALAARARSMGAVSAAVAFLHSYANPSNEEVAAKTLRKYFEYVTASHEVAQEPREYERFSTAVVNAALMPLVGRYLARLRGFVEEKGGSLYVMASSGGLVTVEEAARRPVQLVESGPAAGVIAAAELARLMGEANVISFDMGGTTAKAGTIVGFEPSITTEYEVGGESHRGRLVKGSGYPVRFPFVDLAEVSAGGGTIVWRDAGGALRVGPLSAGADPGPVCYGRGGASPTITDANLALGRIPETLAGGSLRLDVKAAVKALAELGDPIDVSAAAVKLVNVEMARAIRLVTVERGLDPASFALMAFGGAGPQHAAEVAEEMGISRVIIPPMPGVFTSLGMLMADFKFEARSAYPREIEEGFKRLEAELSRYKPDYFVRYADVRYAGQGWELTVPVGPNASLEVVRRAFEEKHRATYGFVLDKPVEVVTIRVFAVVKRQKPRVPEPPEVGSPSVAEKEVFFDGWVKAAVYRRSELPLGYKARGPALIVEDYSTTVVPPRWEAVVGRYGIELRL; encoded by the coding sequence ATGAAGATCGTCGGAGTAGACGTAGGGGGGACGTTCACGGACTTCGTGGCCGTAGACGAGAACGGCAATATAACTACGCTGAAGATACTCTCGACGCCGAGAGAGCCGGAGAGGGCCGTGATGGACGGCCTCTCCAGCTTGGAGTTCGGCGAGGTTCTCCACGCCTCGACTATAGGTACGAACGCCCTCTTGGGACAAGTGGGGCTGGAGCTGCCGAGAGTGGCATTGTTCACCACCAAGGGGTTCCGCGACGTGATAGAGATAGGCAGACAGAACAGGCCCAAGCTCTACGACCTCTTCTTCAACAAGCCGCGCCAACTAGTGCCAAGAGACCTGAGGTTCGAGGTAGAGGAGAGGACTTTGGCCGACGGCACAGTGGAGAAGGCCGTGGAGCCCGCCGAGATCGAGGCGCTGGCCGCCCGCGCCCGGTCCATGGGCGCTGTGAGCGCTGCGGTGGCATTCCTCCACTCCTACGCAAATCCCAGCAACGAGGAGGTCGCCGCCAAGACGTTGCGCAAATACTTCGAGTACGTCACGGCGTCGCACGAGGTCGCGCAAGAGCCCAGAGAGTACGAGCGCTTCTCCACCGCTGTGGTGAACGCCGCGTTGATGCCGCTGGTGGGGCGTTATCTGGCTAGGCTGAGGGGGTTCGTGGAGGAAAAGGGCGGCTCTCTCTACGTCATGGCCAGCTCGGGAGGGCTTGTTACTGTGGAGGAGGCGGCCAGGCGGCCTGTCCAGCTCGTTGAGTCTGGGCCTGCCGCAGGCGTCATCGCCGCGGCGGAGCTCGCCAGACTTATGGGCGAGGCAAACGTTATATCCTTCGATATGGGCGGAACTACGGCCAAGGCTGGGACAATAGTCGGCTTCGAGCCCTCGATAACCACTGAGTACGAAGTGGGCGGGGAGAGCCACAGAGGCAGACTGGTGAAGGGCTCGGGATATCCCGTGCGTTTCCCCTTCGTGGATCTGGCGGAGGTCTCGGCGGGGGGCGGCACTATAGTCTGGAGAGACGCAGGGGGAGCTCTGAGGGTCGGCCCTCTGAGCGCCGGCGCAGACCCCGGGCCGGTCTGCTACGGCAGAGGCGGCGCCAGCCCGACTATCACGGACGCCAACTTGGCGTTGGGCAGAATACCGGAGACGCTGGCGGGCGGCTCCCTCAGACTAGACGTCAAGGCGGCCGTCAAAGCTCTGGCGGAGCTGGGGGATCCCATCGACGTCTCAGCTGCCGCAGTGAAGCTAGTCAACGTGGAGATGGCCAGAGCCATAAGGCTTGTGACCGTCGAGAGAGGTCTGGACCCGGCCAGCTTCGCCCTCATGGCATTCGGAGGCGCGGGCCCGCAACACGCCGCAGAGGTGGCCGAGGAGATGGGCATCTCCAGAGTGATCATACCGCCGATGCCCGGCGTCTTCACCTCGTTGGGCATGCTCATGGCCGACTTCAAGTTCGAGGCCCGCTCTGCCTACCCGAGGGAAATTGAGGAGGGCTTCAAGAGGCTCGAGGCGGAGCTGTCTAGATACAAGCCCGACTACTTCGTCAGATATGCCGACGTGAGGTACGCAGGACAGGGATGGGAGCTCACAGTGCCCGTGGGGCCCAACGCAAGCCTTGAGGTCGTGAGGAGGGCCTTCGAGGAGAAACACAGGGCCACCTACGGCTTTGTTCTAGACAAGCCGGTGGAGGTCGTAACTATACGCGTCTTCGCCGTGGTCAAAAGACAGAAGCCCAGAGTGCCCGAGCCGCCGGAGGTCGGTTCGCCCTCAGTAGCCGAGAAGGAGGTCTTCTTCGACGGGTGGGTCAAGGCTGCGGTCTACCGGCGGAGCGAGCTTCCGTTGGGATATAAGGCGAGGGGGCCGGCCTTGATAGTTGAGGACTACTCAACGACAGTAGTCCCGCCGCGTTGGGAAGCAGTGGTGGGAAGGTATGGGATCGAGCTGAGGCTATGA